One part of the Raphanus sativus cultivar WK10039 chromosome 7, ASM80110v3, whole genome shotgun sequence genome encodes these proteins:
- the LOC130497602 gene encoding uncharacterized protein LOC130497602 → MSRLHHSDYPALDLNGDNYLDWAMNTSADLKSKGLGKCIKYGNDTLAYERRRAVLIMRKHLVKDLYDECSYINDPYDLWSRLNTMFFEPLLDESMKEWKALRFQDYESVDDYHFDLMRITYSLKLCGVVITNYDLLSKTRDTIHSKEVLLSQKAKGFTTYYDLLSYLSALEEKKQKRKVNLDKLDYVMEISAEYQCEMIYGDAEEAKKRKFGWTHIDDEIGLFIE, encoded by the coding sequence atgtcgagactccatcactcggattacccagcccttgatctcaatggagataattaccttgattgggcgatgaacacttcagccgatttaaagtctaaaggacttgggaagtgtatcaaatacggcaatgatacccttgcatatgaaaggcgtagagctgttttgataatgagaaagcatctcgtgaaggatctgtatgatgagtgcagttacatcaacgatccttacgatctctggtcgagattgaacaccatgttcttcgagccactactagatgagtccatgaaagaatggaaggctctgaggttccaggattatgaatccgtggatgactatcactttgatcttatgagaatcacctatagtcttaaactatgtggtgtagtgataacaaactatgacttgttaagcaagactcgtgacacgatccattcaaaggaagtgttgttatcacagaaggctaaaggtttcacaacctattacgaccttctctcatacctttcagctcttgaggaaaagaagcagaaaaggaaagtcaacctcgacaaactcgactatgttatggagataagtgccgagtatcaatgtgagatgatatacggtgatgctgaagaagctaagaaaagaaaattcgggtggactcatatagatgatgagattggtttattcattgaatag